ATGATTGAAAGATGTAAACTTTTTTGAAATGGGATCCTCGGTACTTTGAACGGTGAAACTTTCCTTCTTCCTGGACATGTAGAATGAATCTTCCTAAAGACGCTCATCATTCTACACCCTTCATTGAGAAGGGGggcattcaaaaattccaacttCATGTCTTTGGTATAGTTTCTGATTTTCCTGGGTATTTTGATGCATTTTTAGGTATGTAAAAATTCAAAGCATGCATCGCAGCGAGGCGAAACCgagtcacaccaaatcaaaaatgcatcccgacaccaaatcaaaaatgcacgaCGGGGTGAGGAGAAGCATGACGGATGGTTTTCCGGACGGGGCGAGGAGAAGCATGACGGATGGTTTTCCGGTTCGACCCGtagggcacaaaatctagtctgCTACTAAACTTCCTCATTTATGTTTCACCGTTTATCTTTACTCCACCAGTTTAAAAGAGTCATGGCTTTACCTGATTCTTATGTTAGTACTCTACCCATTTTTAAGTATTAAGGTGCACAAAGGCTATAAGTATTAACTTGCATACACGGAGGCACACCTAGTGGCTGGCTGAATTCACAAAatctttaccaaatcatatcgaaactggggcgaggcgaagccgaactTTACCAAATACAAAATATGGTTCAAAGAAAGAGGTATTTATGCATTGTATTTGTTGTTGTAGATTGAATTGTTGTTGAACCAAGTTTGAGAAGCgcccgggcacaaaatctagtatataagaataaaccaaaatacataatcagtaaattttacataaaaatatatgtagaaGTAAACTCAATAAAAACATTATCTATGGTTGATTGTCTTTTTCTTCCACCCAAACAAAAATGCACCGCATCCTTAATTTTATGCAATGTTTGCACattttctggaatattttgctcGTGTTGTAGCAAGTAGATGTTTAAAGTGAGCATCACTTGAAAGGAATCTTTAAATGACATATTTGGTATGAcgctactatcatctggttcaggaTCAATCTCATCATTCATTATTGACtcaaaaatttcttcatctaTTGGAGATTTCATAACTGCATCATTCTCGTTAGGATAGTTTAAAAGATGTTCGACGTCCATCACATATCTATAACAATTAGAAGTGACACCAGTTAATCCTTGGGTATCTTTCTAATTGACCATTTTCTGGTTCGGAAACAATATACTCTGACCGAATCTTACAATGACGGAAACAATTCACAATTATTTTTGCCGTCACATTAAATCTGCAAGCCGTAGTAGCAAAATTAGTAGCATCCAATATGTTAATCTTTTCAAGATTTGGTGGGTCAACTTCCGGACTTTGCAAGATGCTAGATTAAAAACGACGTCGATAATGAACTTTGGATGCTCAAATAATCCCACTGTCACATGGTTGAATTTTAGATGTTGTGTTAGGGGGCAAGAATTTTGACCGATACCCTCTAGGTACATTTGTACATCTTCTCTTATAAAATTtaactttttaattaaaaaaaatgttgtctaaatgaataaatattcttttatcaataaatgaataaaatatttatttatcgataatAAATAACCCGCTAAGCGAATATTTTGTTTTGGTTCTGAGAGCATTCATTTATCGAGATTAGACTTTATGGAAGAATGAGATATAAGAAGACCTATGtaaaaaaagaaaagcaaaaaaaaggaaagagatgGGCGGACCATGCCCACCAGACGGCCGGCGATGCCGTGGCCGGTCTCGCACCTCATCCAAAAACTTTCAGGAATGGACACGCGAGGGGCATGATGGCCCGTGCACCACCATGACTGGactggtcggtccctcatccaaAATTCTGCTACTTTTCTCATTTTCTGGCAGCTTACAATTCCTCTTGTTTAAGGTGTAGTGCTTGGGCCTTTAAACTTTTGAAATTTAACTGGGTTATATAACCTATTATTATCGCCCTGAACCCGCATGTTATTACGATATGAAATACATTGCTAATTTGCTATCATGGCACCATCTAAACGACTGTAGAAGTGTGCGACTTCTCTATAAATTTGGGATGACCATTCATGACCCGTAGTCCAGAAGCACACTGAGCCAGGATTGTATAAAAGTACAAACAATAGTGATGAACCAAGTATTAAAGGATTAATGACATCTAAAATTCGAAATGTTAAGCAACTTCAAATAACAAAGCTAAATTAGTCACAAAGAGTTGCCAAGAGACAAGATAACgatttgggttttgattaatCGTTTTACTCTAACTAAGCTGAATAACAAGGGCTGATTATACATACAGATCGTCTAAGTGTCAGAATGTACATCGTTCAATGTTTTTGTTGCAGGCAACAGTAAATCAATATTACCTATGTGCAGCCAGCTGTGACAGTTGCTCGGCTAGCTGTGTAGCATATCAGGTTGAGATGACAAGATGTGAACTAATTGGCGTCAGTGAtttttcttcatcagcagcagcagcactagtAGCAGCTATAGCAAGTTGGTTATGATCATTAGACCATTCTTTGTCAAGTTGATGAGAATGGCATAGTAGTTGGCGCCACTGACTGTAGGTTATCATCGCCAGACCTCTCTTCCTCAGGCTGACTAATTGCTATGTTTGCTGATGAGTAGTTGAACCCATTCATGTCACAGAAAATCAGGGGTTCCATATTTGCTGAGTAGTAGTAGAACCCATTCATGTCACAGGGAATCCCACTCATGAGAATCAGGGGTACCATATTTACTGATGACGGTGCTGATGGTGACGACCCTACTTCATAGACGGATGATTGTGTTGACGATGATGACCCTATTTCATATACGGACGTTGCTGGTAGTGATGAGGACTGTACTGGTACCGGTACTGGTGGTGATGGTACTGACTGTGGTTGGAGTTGTGGCGCAGTACTCTCAAAACTTCTTTTGCCTCTTTTAATCTGTTTTATACGACAGAGTACATACTCCTTCTGTATACAACAATCATATACAGAAAATTATAAGCAATTAATGAAGATATACTTCTCAATCTTATAACAGATCAACACCCAAAATTAAGCAAACATGATTTTGTGTAACACCCCTAAAATCTAATTTGACTGAGACTAACAATCTGGATGGTAATCTATAAAATTCAGCAAAAAAAATGACTATGGTTTACAAAAAGAAAGAACCAAAAAACATGGGGGGTGTAAAAATGATGATACGCACCTTGTTGTTATCTTGGTAAAAAGAATCAAGAAGTGAATACTCGTTCATAAGCCACCTTCCAGATGCTGAAGAATCAGTCTTTCTTCTTTTCGCATCAGTAACCGGATTGTCTTTccattcaaaagaaaaatcttttCTATATCCTATAACATTTTCAGTGCCGGGAGAGAAAATCTTCACAGGATGTGCTTTTCCAGACCATGTACCATTTTCTACAGCTCTTTGCTTATTTCTTCCAGAAGCAGCCTTTGCAAGTGGCTTTAATGTtgaaaagaaataaagaatttgATCACCGCTTTCACCATTACTCGTATATTGACCATTACTGTTTTGTAATATCTCATCAAATAACTCAGAAGGATCTTTGTAGTCATAAATGTTATTCACATCGAATATGAAATCGTAACAATTCAAACTCCGCCCTTCAACTTTAGGTAGTAAGTAATGTCGTATCAGTTGTTCATCCTTTGGGATAAACTTATACCCTGCTGGTAGTTGTAGTTTTCCCATGATCTTGTTGTGATTAGCCATCACTCCTGCAAACAAATTAGGGTTCCGGGTTTAAGAATGGGAGGATATCAAGAAAATCGAAagaaaccacaaaagtgataatTAAGCTATGGTAATTTTGATTAACTACTAATAAAAACgaaacaaaatgaaagaaactaatCAAGAGAGAAATTTCTTCGACAAAATTTACCTGAAACTGAATCTTTTTCTCTGTTTTCTCGAAGGAATTTTGTTTTTCTCTGAATCTTTTCTCTTGAAGGAATTTTGTTTCAGTTGTTGCTGTTTTGATCTTTTACAGTAAAAGTAGAAGCAGATTCTGTTTTGGCTGACGATGGGGGATATTCACGGTAAGTGTGGATAAGTACCCGCATCAACGGTTAAATAGGgcttttgtgcacaccaaaaaaaacgtagaagaaagaaaaaaacgatcTATTATCTGACTCGGGCTGAGTCATATTCAAATCCCGAGTCAGATTCACACAAACAAGGTGCTAAGTTGGGCAAAGAACAgcttgggaaagaatatttggtACGGAATACAAGACAATCTAGTAAGTACACAAACACATTGCAAAGTTCATGCAAGTTTTTCAGTACATAGATAAAATGGTGCAAAGCATTCAAACATATTGCGTTGTGCTATTCTATGGGAATAGCTTGTATCTTTTACCAACTTGTAAGTAGCAAGCCAAATGTAACATAATCTCAACCATAAAGCAGCATTATCCAATTATCACGGGCTTTAGACCTCTCAATCAGACTGCAGTAACAGAAAGACCAGATTCTGTCCTCCGCGAACTTGTATGCATCAAGCCATATGTAACATAATCTCGACAAGAAAGCAGCTTTATCCAATCATCACACGCTTTCGGCCTCTCAATCGAACTGCAGGGAGAGACGGGTTAGATTTTCTGAAATTTGACAACTAGGAACTCATACAGTGAAATGATAATACCTTGAGCTAGCTTATTGAATGTAGACGACCATTGCTTTGTTGACCTCCTGTATGAAGTGAGTATTTGATCCATCTATTCCAAAGTGAAATAATGAGAAGAACAAACATTTTACAAGGATGAAAGAATGCATGAAATGGAACAAAGCTGGCTTATCCTTACCACATTTCCACACGACGAATGCATCGAGATCAAAGCCCTCTCAAGAACGTATAAGTCGACTGCCTTATCTTCGGGAAGAGTTGAAGTGAAGCTCAAACCGAAGTCGATGAGCACCTGAAAATAAGTCAAATGCGTAGAAAAATAAGCTTTCAGAGAGACAAATTATACGCGAGGAACATAGTCTAAGCGCATTACAAAAGATGCCTCGAGTTTCATGACGTATTTCTTCACATGAAACTCGAAGTCATCTCATATCCTTACTGCATGTGCACATGCGAGCTATATGTGGACAAATAAACAAAAATCTACAAGTAGTAGATCATTCTAAGATTTCTCACCAGCTGATTAGTATCTTTCCTGATTATCATATTTGATGTTGTAAGATCTCCATGAATCAAACCACCGTCATGTATTTTCGCGATTGCACTACCAATCTGTTTTGCAAAATTGGCCATTTTCTCCTCAACAATTCCATGCAAACCAAAGTGCAACAGAACTTCTTTGACCATTTGCCCCTCCACATACTCGAATGTTAGGGTGTGTAGAACAGTATCTACAGCATACAATACTGGAGTGTAAACACCAAGTCCTCTTGCTTTTGTCATGCAACGAGCTTCCTGCATCAGGAATTTAACATTTAAACAATGGAACTTTACCAGATACCACACCCAAGTTAGTGCGATATGTGTTACCTCTTCTACAGTAAGGAATCCAAACCCACTATAATGGCTTTCTGAATTTTATTCTCCAAAATATAATGAAAATAACATAACAGCTCTCTCTTCAgagcaaaaaataaaaacctcTTTTAATTAACAAGAGACCAAAAAAATCCTTTTTCTGTCAACAAGAGAGCAAACCATGATGGGAGTGGGTAAACAGCTTGAATTTTGTTAAACCTACATAAACAGATGAAACAAAAGAGCAAATCATTAGAGAGAAACTAACCGCGTTCAATCGCTTGAGGGTCAATTTTGCGTCCAGAGTAGGATGTCTATACTTCTTTGAGAAACGTTCCTTGACAACAGATCTCCTCCCCATAAACGTCGACTCAAAAACTctctgaagatgaagataaaaccCGCACTATTAGCATGTCGCTACCTGATAAGAATCTGATCGTATACAGAAAAATGGTATTTACTTACAGCTTCTGCACCCTGCTTAAATAAAATGAGGGAACCCTCTTCGCCATCTTGCTTGATATTCATGAAGAGGACAAAAGTTCAGCTGCAACTGAGTTCCCTGCAATACAGCGATAATACAATAACCAACTATAATTAAATCCACGCTACGGAtttccaagaaaattaacaaactaagaatgcatccacaaaattaaacTGTTGTTTCTATTTCCATCAAGAATTTATCCAGAGATACCTAATTATCCATGAAGAAATACTATATGCCTCACAATGTTTTGCTCAGAATATCAAATATTTTGTTGTTTATCTACATTGGTGTCTTACAACGAGCAACTAAAGGACTCGGGATAAATCAGAGGGTAGGGGACCAAAATACACACTAGAGTACCTAGAAAATGTATCATTCAGTACGATTCTAGGAAAAAACTTCAATCAGTTTTTCCTACAACACATCTACAAAACTTCAACGAAAAAACATATTTTTGAAGATTACATTTGCAGAGGTTCTTTTACACTTCCATAAGCAGCAATATAGTGCCATCTTCTTGTGAATGCACACATGCAGCAGCAATCACATATATTGTGACTTGTGAGCAACTTGCAGCCAGCCACGGGTGCAtttctttaattcttttcattCGCTTGTAATCTCCAAGGCTTCATGGTTTCCATACAAATTACAATATTAGATGACACCAATTAAGACCTTATCTCATGAAGAATAATTTCAACTTTATGTCTCGACAATACACCTCAATGAAATTGGCTTAAGCTACAAAACTGGGATGTTGAAACACTTATTTTTTCGGGTCCTTCATAGTGGACCAAGCCTCGTCCAGTTCCGTAACTTTGCACCACTTTGTTATTTAGGAAGTATCTCATTTTTGAACTCCATTTTCAAGCTCACCACCTCCTTGATTAGAATGTTCAGTGCAGAagaattcctgcttatgccaaactTATAAACTCAAAAAATGTCTCCGTTGCTTCAGTCCATTTTCTGCCCTTAGTTGAGATACCAAAATTACAACCAGAAACTGCTACTGCAACTTTCTCCGGAGATTTAAAGCTATTCTTTAGAATTTTACTAATTTCAGCATTCCGTAATCTTATTTCTCAAATCTTAACAACGGTAACCCCAAGCGGTTATAAACAGAATCCTCGAATGCGGAAATCGCAAAATCATCTACTTTATCAAGAAATGAATCCTTATGGAAACAAATCAGGAGGCTCT
This DNA window, taken from Papaver somniferum cultivar HN1 chromosome 3, ASM357369v1, whole genome shotgun sequence, encodes the following:
- the LOC113357738 gene encoding protein CUP-SHAPED COTYLEDON 2-like is translated as MANHNKIMGKLQLPAGYKFIPKDEQLIRHYLLPKVEGRSLNCYDFIFDVNNIYDYKDPSELFDEILQNSNGQYTSNGESGDQILYFFSTLKPLAKAASGRNKQRAVENGTWSGKAHPVKIFSPGTENVIGYRKDFSFEWKDNPVTDAKRRKTDSSASGRWLMNEYSLLDSFYQDNNKKEYVLCRIKQIKRGKRSFESTAPQLQPQSVPSPPVPVPVQSSSLPATSVYEIGSSSSTQSSVYEVGSSPSAPSSVNMVPLILMSGIPCDMNGFYYYSANMEPLIFCDMNGFNYSSANIAISQPEEERSGDDNLQSVAPTTMPFSST
- the LOC113357740 gene encoding EKC/KEOPS complex subunit TP53RK-like gives rise to the protein MNIKQDGEEGSLILFKQGAEARVFESTFMGRRSVVKERFSKKYRHPTLDAKLTLKRLNAEARCMTKARGLGVYTPVLYAVDTVLHTLTFEYVEGQMVKEVLLHFGLHGIVEEKMANFAKQIGSAIAKIHDGGLIHGDLTTSNMIIRKDTNQLVLIDFGLSFTSTLPEDKAVDLYVLERALISMHSSCGNVMDQILTSYRRSTKQWSSTFNKLAQVRLRGRKRVMIG